The following coding sequences are from one Acipenser ruthenus chromosome 7, fAciRut3.2 maternal haplotype, whole genome shotgun sequence window:
- the LOC117415022 gene encoding uncharacterized protein LOC117415022 gives MTYHKKLCIYIRLVQGIVSETLFIKNVKISSGNAETIYQEIKQVFLERNIDKRKVIGFGSDGPSVMTGAKNGVAMKMTQDYPYLENAHCIAARLALVTNQAANNVNYMQKFQEMITSLYCYFKHSAVCVAKLQEMQEVLDARLLKIKALHDVRWFSFCAALEAVYRCWEPPAVMLEQQKDPKDILKNIASFEFLAVMSMLMDVIPILTQLNLIFQKTDLAIVNPALEVARSQLDCLLREDGAHLSKFLREAGKSMQQYKGVNI, from the exons ATGACATATCACAAAAAGCTTTGCATCTATATAAGGCTTGTGCAGGGTATTGTGTCCGAGACCCTTTTCATCAAGAATGTGAAGATTTCAAGCGGGAATGCAGAAACCATATATCAAGAAATAAAGCAGGTATTTCTAGAAAGGAATATTGACAAAAGGAAGGTGATCGGCTTCGGCAGTGATGGTCCCTCT GTGATGACGGGAGCAAAAAATGGAGTGGCCATGAAAATGACGCAAGATTATCCCTACCTGGAAAATGCACACTGCATCGCTGCTCGACTGGCACTGGTCACAAATCAGGCAGCAAACAATGTTAACTACATGCAAAAGTTCCAGGAAATGATCACATCCTTGTATTGCTACTTTAAGCATTCTGCTGTTTGTGTGGCCAAACTGCAGGAAATGCAGGAAGTGTTAGATGCCCGTCTTTTGAAAATCAAGGCGTTGCATGATGTTCGCTGGTTTTCATTCTGTGCAGCTTTAGAAGCAGTGTATAGATGCTGGGAACCTCCTGCTGTGATGTTAGAGCAGCAGAAAGACCcaaaagacattttgaaaaatattgcaTCATTTGAGTTTTTAGCTGTGATGTCAATGCTCATGGATGTTATTCCCATTCTGACACAATTAAATCTGATTTTCCAGAAGACAGATTTGGCCATTGTGAATCCAGCTTTAGAAGTAGCCAGAAGTCAATTAGACTGCTTACTGAGGGAAGATGGAGCTCACTTGTCCAAGTTTCTCAGAGAAGCAGGGAAATCTATGCAACAGTACAAAGGGGTAAACATCTGA